The Candidatus Poribacteria bacterium genomic sequence TGAAGATTTTGAGCAGAAAACTGGTATTCAGTTGCCAGAGGACATTGCCGAACTGCTAACACCGCCGACAGCATAGCAAAAAACAAAAACTATCTTATTGGAAATTGATAAATGATGGAAATGATTAACAGATTTCGTGGAATGGAAAATTTCAATCGACTTATCTCAGCTTTACGTCAACAAACCATCATTCATGATAACGAAAATTTAACTATAGAATTGGCGAAGCAAGCTGAAATCCTTCAGTTTGAACCTAAGGGAGAACTAATCGCCCAAGATGGGACAGACGATGACCTCTATTTTATACTCGCCGGACGGCTTTCTATCGTTGTTAATGGGCGGGAAGTAGCAATCAGAAAATCCGGAGAACATGTCGGTGAAATGGCGTTAATTGATCCCTCTGCAAGGCGTTCTGCGTCCGTTATTGCCATTGAACAAACAGTTGTTGCGAAAATCTCTGAGACAGCCTTCCGTCCATTGGCAGATGAATACCCCAGAGTATGGCAACTAATTGCCACAGAACTTGCTAAAAGGTTACAGCAAAGAAATAAGTTGGTACTTTCTACGAATCCACGCCCCGTTGTGTTTATAGGTTCCTCAACGGAATCACTCCCTGTTGCACGAGCAATTCGTTCCAATTTTGACCACGATGATTTTGTTGTAAATTTATGGACAGATAGAGTGTTCGGTCCTTCACGGTTTCCAATAACTGAACTTGAAAAACAGGTTCAAGAAGCCGATTTTGCGGTATTAGTACTTGGGACTGATGATTTTGTGAAAAGCCGTAACGAAGAATTTGATGCTCCTCGTGATAATGTAATTTTAGAGTTAGGACTATTCATCGGTGCCTTGTCACATGAGCGCACCTTTATGGTTGTCCCCCGCGGGGGCAATATTAAAATTCCTTCGGATTTGTTCGGACTCACTCCTTTGGATTATAGGTTAGAGAATTCCGATGACTTTATCTCCTTATTGGGTCCGGCATGCGATCTACTTCGGGATATTATTCACAAGATTGGTGTTAAGTAATTTCACACAAGGAGAATTGTTTTTATGAGTTTAGTTAAGGATTATGCTGAAGCGGTAGAGAAAATATTTAAAGATACATGGACTACCCGGGACGGTCAAAAAGTTCCAGAGTCAGAAAATTTAGGGTTAGGTAACGATGCCGTAAAGTTAGATGGGACCGTACTATATGCAGATCTTGACGAATCTACAAATCTTGTGGACAACTACTATCCTGAATTCGCGGCTGAAATATATAAGGCATACCTCAGTTGTGCTGCTAAGGTTATACGATCTGAGGGTGGTGAGATCACTTCTTACGATGGCGATCGTATCATGGCAGTATATATTGGTGAATCGAAAAATACTAAAGCCGCCCGTTCAGCATTGAAAATAAACTACACAGTCACCGAGATAATCAACCCTCTCATAAAAAAGCATTATCCTTCAACAAACTACCGTGTCAAACAAGTTGTAGGTATTGATACCAGCGATTTATTTGTAGCACGCACTGGTATACGGGGATCAAATGATTTAGTTTGGGTTGGACGTTCAGCAAACTACGCAGCAAAACTATGTTCTCTTTCACCCGATTACCCATCACGACTGACTGAAACAGTGTACAATCAATTATATGAGTCGCTTAAGTATTCAAATGATGGAAGGTCTATGTGGGAACTGGACGGTTGGGAAAATATAAATGGGATAAGGATTTATCGATCAACATGGTGGTGGTCAATATAAGTAGGCTGCCTCACCGGAGCAGTTAGGAATAGCCTAAATCACGAATTAAGTAAAAAATAGCGATTTTCTAATCCCCGTCCCCAGCCCATCTGTGATAATCTGCGATTTTGATTGCTTCGCAAAGTTGACGTTGACAAACGGATGCAAACATGGTATGATTTAATAGTTAGAGGTATCCCGCATTGTGGGCGGATGCAGTGGAATAAATTTATGAATCGCGGATTGCGCGGAAGATGGAGCTTGCAAGCATTTAAGAGGGTCAAAAATGCAAAAATACGATGTTGCCCTATCATTTGCAGGAGAAGATCGAGAGTATGCTGAGACATTGAGAGATCTCCTAATAGCGGGGGGATATAAACCCTTTTATGATGAAGACGAGTTAGCAAGTCTTTGGGGCAAAAATCTCTATGACTACTTGTCAGAAGTTTACAAAGACCGAGCGCGCTATTGTGTGATGTTCCTGTCTAAGCACTACGAGCGAAAGTTATGGACAAATCATGAACGCCAGATGGTTCAAGCACGAGCATTTCAGGAAAACCGTGAGTATATTCTGCCAGTGCGTATTGATGATACAGAGATCCCAGGAATTCCACCGACGATTGGATACCTTGATTTACGTTTAATCACAATTGAAGAAGTATATGAGGCTTTAGATAAAAAGTTGTCGGGCACAACACCAAAAACCGCTGCAACGGATCGAACGACTGCCAGTGTCGTTGAGCAAAACACAACTGAATATGTCTTGTTAGTCTCTGAAGATGGAAAGTCGTACTTCGTTCCAGTTCAAAAGGCACATTGGGATTCAATAGAAATTTCGCTTGAACTGCTTCCAGAATCTCCCGAAGAAACCGCTTTTCTGCGCACATTAAGAAGGCATATCACTGATGCATTTGCAAGGGATGTTCATATTGCACTTGCACTCAGAGAAGATGCCGCGTGGGTGAAGCCCCAGGAAATTGTAGAAACCACATCCGATTCTCAAATCGTTTGGAAAGTTGTTTTCAACAAAGAAAGACGCAGACAAAATGCAAATCCCCTTGGCGAAATGACATTTGGCAGTCTTTCACCGGACGAGATGGCTGAAATGCGGGCAAGGCGTATCTTACTTGACGAAAAATTAGGCGAACTCCCAGCAGATTTCCAGAACCGAACAGGCCCTACGGGTTTATTCAATGAAGTTACATTGGAAATGTTCATTCGTGGAGGGAACGGATTTCAAATTTCTGCCTCACCCATCCCATCCTTATATCGCTTTATTGGGAAAAGCCAAGGTCAATTTGAGAAGTTTGCCCGTTTAACCTCTGTCCTTTACCTGAAACTTTCACACACAGTTGAGGAGATACTTCAATTTGATTTGAAACTTTTGAATTCTGAACAGGTAGAAGTCAAATTTAAAGGACGTCGACGCAAACGGGCTGCGAACGAGCCTCCTCATATTTTTCAAGTTAATGGTACCTGCCAACTCTCTGAATAATCCACTTGTTGAAAGCTCAATATGCACCACTGTTGTAGTGGGATATTGAGCTGCATCCACTGATCCTTTTCATCTAAATTCAAACAAAATCAAAACCCGAACGGGAAGAAATAATCATTTTGGAAGATCAGAATAACATCACTGCTAAAGCCATAAACAAATTCATAGAATGGGCGGCACAATTTAGCGATGGGCAATACCTGTTTCGTGGCGTTTCAACGGAAAGTTACAAAATAGAAGCATCTGCTTACCGCCGCCTGCCGGAAATTGACAGAAATAATCCGAGTCAATTACTCAAAATCAACAAGGATTTGATAGAAAAAGCGCGAAGCTTCGGACACGATCAGAGGAATGGACAGCAATTGTTCGATCTGGAACTCCTTGCCGAACTTCAGCACTTCGGGGCAGCCACTTGTCTGATAGACTTTACACGTAGTGCATTGGTCGCGCTCTGGTTTGCCTGCCAGCAAAGCACCAAAGGAGACACAAACGGTAAAGTCTTCGCTGTCCGCCACGATGATATGGTCCGGCTGAAAACGGTCAATCCTGAATTAATAAAAGAGGACATTGACTATTTTCTGAAACCGGACAAAAACGGTAGATACTTACTATACCAATGGCAACCCAAACTTCAGAACAACCGTATTATCGCTCAACAATCTGTTTTTGTGTTCAGTGGTGCCCAAATTGAAGCTGAGGCTGAGTATATCATCAAAAAAAGCAGTAAACAAGATATCTTAATATCTCTGGATAAAATATCAGGTATCACCGAAGCCAATATTTATCCTGATTTTGATGGGTTTGCTCGTCTGCATGCCCACGATGAACCGTACATTGAACCCGATCCCCAAGACTATTTACAGCGAGGTATTGAAGCTCACCAAAATGACAATCCGGATGATGCCATTGCATACTACACCGAAGTCATACGGTTAGATCCGACGGACATCTCTATTGTTTCCATAGCCTATTACAGTCGCGGCCTTGCTTACGGCGAAAAA encodes the following:
- a CDS encoding tetratricopeptide repeat protein — translated: MEDQNNITAKAINKFIEWAAQFSDGQYLFRGVSTESYKIEASAYRRLPEIDRNNPSQLLKINKDLIEKARSFGHDQRNGQQLFDLELLAELQHFGAATCLIDFTRSALVALWFACQQSTKGDTNGKVFAVRHDDMVRLKTVNPELIKEDIDYFLKPDKNGRYLLYQWQPKLQNNRIIAQQSVFVFSGAQIEAEAEYIIKKSSKQDILISLDKISGITEANIYPDFDGFARLHAHDEPYIEPDPQDYLQRGIEAHQNDNPDDAIAYYTEVIRLDPTDISIVSIAYYSRGLAYGEKGEVDSAIENYNESIQLNPDFADAYNYRGIAYKNKGKIDRAIEDYDQAIQLKPDNVSFYNNRGIALLHLQEWEKAKSDLTIAKNMGVDIIALFQNSYSSVADFEQRYNVEIPEDLAALLTPP
- a CDS encoding cyclic nucleotide-binding domain-containing protein, whose product is MMEMINRFRGMENFNRLISALRQQTIIHDNENLTIELAKQAEILQFEPKGELIAQDGTDDDLYFILAGRLSIVVNGREVAIRKSGEHVGEMALIDPSARRSASVIAIEQTVVAKISETAFRPLADEYPRVWQLIATELAKRLQQRNKLVLSTNPRPVVFIGSSTESLPVARAIRSNFDHDDFVVNLWTDRVFGPSRFPITELEKQVQEADFAVLVLGTDDFVKSRNEEFDAPRDNVILELGLFIGALSHERTFMVVPRGGNIKIPSDLFGLTPLDYRLENSDDFISLLGPACDLLRDIIHKIGVK
- a CDS encoding TIR domain-containing protein — its product is MQKYDVALSFAGEDREYAETLRDLLIAGGYKPFYDEDELASLWGKNLYDYLSEVYKDRARYCVMFLSKHYERKLWTNHERQMVQARAFQENREYILPVRIDDTEIPGIPPTIGYLDLRLITIEEVYEALDKKLSGTTPKTAATDRTTASVVEQNTTEYVLLVSEDGKSYFVPVQKAHWDSIEISLELLPESPEETAFLRTLRRHITDAFARDVHIALALREDAAWVKPQEIVETTSDSQIVWKVVFNKERRRQNANPLGEMTFGSLSPDEMAEMRARRILLDEKLGELPADFQNRTGPTGLFNEVTLEMFIRGGNGFQISASPIPSLYRFIGKSQGQFEKFARLTSVLYLKLSHTVEEILQFDLKLLNSEQVEVKFKGRRRKRAANEPPHIFQVNGTCQLSE
- a CDS encoding adenylate/guanylate cyclase domain-containing protein encodes the protein MSLVKDYAEAVEKIFKDTWTTRDGQKVPESENLGLGNDAVKLDGTVLYADLDESTNLVDNYYPEFAAEIYKAYLSCAAKVIRSEGGEITSYDGDRIMAVYIGESKNTKAARSALKINYTVTEIINPLIKKHYPSTNYRVKQVVGIDTSDLFVARTGIRGSNDLVWVGRSANYAAKLCSLSPDYPSRLTETVYNQLYESLKYSNDGRSMWELDGWENINGIRIYRSTWWWSI